A window from Gymnogyps californianus isolate 813 chromosome 27, ASM1813914v2, whole genome shotgun sequence encodes these proteins:
- the SHISA4 gene encoding protein shisa-4 yields MGPGGTGTGWPLAGTVLVAVAASLAAGGEDCLWYVDRNGSWHPGFDCDFFTFCCGTCHQRYCCRDPLRLLTERQQRHCLAFSPKTIAGIASAVVLFIAIVTTIVCCFMCSCCYLYQRRQHLRTPCRGPEIPLSSYPPAAPPAPFPMDPKAGPAPPQPGFAPMAMYPPAGPAAQYPLYPSGPPVYNPTAPPPYVPAQPSYPGA; encoded by the exons ATGGGGCCCGGTGGCACCGGCACCGGCTGGCCCCTGGCCGGGACCGTGCTGGTGGCCGTGGCCGCCTCGCTGG CGGCGGGGGGCGAGGACTGCCTGTGGTACGTGGACAGGAACGGCTCCTGGCACCCCGGCTTCGACTGCGACTTCTTCACCTTCTGCTGCGGCACGTGCCACCAGCGGTACTGCTGCCGCGACCCCCTGCGCCTGCTCACCGAGCGCCAGCAGCGCCACTGCCTCGCCTTCAG CCCCAAGACCATCGCGGGCATCGCCTCGGCCGTGGTGCTCTTCATCGCCATCGTCACCACCATCGTCTGCTGCTTCATGTGCTCCTGCTGCTACTTGTACCAGCGCCGGCAGCACCTCCGCACCCCCTGCAGG G GCCCGGAGATCCCGCTGTCCAGCTacccccccgcagcccccccagcccccttcCCCATGGACCCCAAagccggccccgcgcccccccaGCCCGGCTTCGCCCCCATGGCCATGTACCCGCcagccggccccgccgcccagTACCCGCTGTACCCCTCCGGCCCCCCCGTCTACAACCCCACAG CACCTCCGCCCTACGTCCCGGCACAGCCCAGCTACCCCGGAGCCTGA